A stretch of DNA from Hippopotamus amphibius kiboko isolate mHipAmp2 chromosome 5, mHipAmp2.hap2, whole genome shotgun sequence:
GTGTCGGAGGAATCCTTTCTCTAGATTTGCGAGTGGATGCTGCATTCTGCCAGATGCCCTGTTCCTCTTTTACATCCACAGGGACGAAGAGGACTGGGGAGTTGATCTTGATCTCCAAATATCTATGTTTTTTAGCTCCATCAATAATAGCCCTGCTCATATTGCTTCTAAGACAGAAGATGACTGGTCCCCAAACATAAGCTCCCCTTATATAAAGTATGTTTTTCCTTGTGGGGACATGGTTACTGTAACTACGGTTATTTTTTAACTGGGGGACTCTTTTTTTGGTAAAGTAAATCTTTTCCTGGGCCCTGAGAATTTTGAAATGagatattatttttcctatttgagTCAGATGAAAACAGGTGAGGGGATGCTTGGTGATTTGGTGGCAGGGCCAAGATCCCAACTCGCTTCACTGGCATCCCAGTGAGCTAGCTACTCGTGGGAACCAGGTTTCTCAGACAATGGCCTGCCTGAGTTCCTGGCTAACTATCCAGCTGACTTACCCGGTGTAGACAAGCTGTGCCGAAGCTGGGGGACTTGTGTAGCATTTCCACAATGAAATTAAGGTGTGGCCGCACTTTTGGGGAAAACAAACAGGTGTAAAATTCTGAATCCAAATCACGACCCAGAAGAGCTTCAAAGCCCCAGGATTCGTGCGGGTCTGGGGCAGCGTGAGCCGGGTGCCTCCCCATCTTTCCAGCCTGGGAATGGCAGGTTCGCCAGAAGGACCAGGGTGGTACATTTTGTGTGGCCCCCTGGGACGCGCGCAGTGCAGTCCGACAGCTGCCTTGACAGCTGCCCCTTCTAAACAAGGGTGAAGGCACGTTAGCCCCTGTCTTTCGCACCGCACAAGAATTAGGAGGCTTCAGCGGAGGCCCCGGGTGGAGACCCACGAGGCCCGTCTGTTCCCTTCCCAGCACGTTGCGCACAGTGGGCATTGCTCACAGACCCTCACGGCTCTCGGAGGTGCAGAGGAGGTCACTGCACCCTGTTCCCCTGGGTGGATTCAGGCACGTCCCTCCAAATCCCCAGAGGGACTTGGTGGAAACGCAATTTACTTTTGAGCACAGGCCACAGGTACTGCTCATTGAATGGGGACGGTCAGGGCCTGACTCAGGTCCCAGGTCATCCTtgatggtgggggtgggtccTCCTTGTCTCTGCCGCCCCAGTGCTAGTGGAGAGCCTGGCCCAAGAAGGCTCAGACAGGGTGGCTGCCCAGCTACGATGGGAGGCCTGGAGTTCATGACCTTTTACTCACCGGCACAGACCCACCACCGCCCACAGAAGAAACATAGGCGTCCAGGGGCAGAACCGCATCTGCAAACTTGTTTCACTTTTTACAAGGTGATCAGAAAATAGCCTTCAGAGGAAAGTTTCTTCCGTAAAGAAAACCCATACTATTCAAATAAACATTTCTGCAAGATTGAGTTGGGTAGGCCCTCAGCCATTTCTCCCCTGAGGCGAGCTGGAAGGGCTGCTGTGTCTGAGCAGGGGTGCGGTGACCGCTGTGTGCCACACCTGACCTAGCAGGGGATGTGTGGGTGGTCTGCTTGCTGGGCAGCGCTCAGGGCTGCACAGCGTTTCTGGGGGCATTGGGACTGGCTCGCTGTGGGAGCCGACCCTTGAGGAGGAGTGGGTGGGATGCTGGGGGGAACAGCTGGTTAGGTAGGAGGCTATACTCACCCTGGTCGCAGGGCCAGGGGAgaacagggaggcagggaggggaggagaaaagaaacGGAGCAGATCTGGGATCCAGGAAGAGGCTCTGAAGGGACCTGCTTATGTGAGCAGAGCAGTGCCCTCCCAGGGAGGGGAGCCCCGGGGAGCCCTTCAGGTTGGGTTTTCTCAGGATCTCCACTTCCTTTGAAACTTTAGGGTTCTCAAATGGCTGAGGATgagttgatgtgtgtgtgtgcgcttgtgtgcgtgcgtgtgttcgtgtgtgtgtgtgtgtgtgtgattgttctgggggagggggaagtaaGCTCTTCTGGGTTTACTGGGGGCGGGTTAGTCTGCTGGGATTCTCAGGAAATGCCTTCTGTGGCAAAGTCCTCTAGGTCGCTGATGGAGATAATGCCCAGGCTCGGAGcatcccccccctcctccccgggGCTCTGGGGAGGCCCCTCGGGGAGCTGGCCTGCAGAGTGCTGGGTGGGGCTGTCGGGAGGCTCAGAGGCCAGCGGCAGGCCCGCGTCACGGGCACTCTGGGGCCTGGGGCCGGCTGCCTCGGTGGCGTGAGGGCGCTGCCTTAGGAAGGTGGGGGCAGAGAGCTGAGAGGAGCAGCGCAGGGGCATCAAGGCCGTCACGGGCAGGGGCTGGCAGCCGGGGTACAGCACATAGGGAGCAGCAAGGGCGTCCGGGGGCGTTGGCTCAGGGGAAGCCCCCTCAGAGGATGGGACGGAGACCTTGACATATTGGCCTGTCTCTGGGTCATAGAAGGTCTTGATTTTCACCTGGAGTGGCAGATCAAAGACAAAGTACTCTCCAGATTGGGGGTCTTGGAGGACCTTCTGGGTGGCAGGGTAAGGGGGCAGGGGTGTAAGGGATTGGGGCCCCCCAGGCCGCCTCTGGACCGGCTCTGAGAAGGCGGACACGGAGTGTCGGTGCACGGGAGGGGGTAGGGAACGGACCACGGGGAACCGGGGTCGGGGCCTCTCTCCAGGGGACAATGGCCTGCGCTCTGAGTCCTCAGGGTAcggcttttccttttcctcctggcGTTCATCATGCTTTCCCTGGGGCTGGTCGGTCTTTCTCCTCTTGCTTGCCAGCTTCTTCGCCCGCCGCAGGGCCTTCTCTGTTTTGGGTGGGACGGCAGGTGGCTTGCCAGCCGCCCTCTCCAGCTGAGCAGGAGGCTCTGGCTTCTCCAGGAGGCCAGCTGAGCCGGCAGCCGTGTCCTGCAAGGAGCCTCTTGGAGAGAGCGTCCTGAGGTCCTCTGCTGAAGGCTCCAGTTGGGGTTCGGAGCCGGGCTCCCACGTGAGGGCATGTGTCAGGTCCTCCCTCCGGGCCACCCTGCCAGGGCCGGGGCTGGCCCAGGGGCTGCGGTGGGGAGGCTCCCCTTGCAGCAGGCTGGGCTCGCTGGGGGCCTGGGAAGGGTCGTCCCAAATGCTGCTGGCGGCAGGGGAGCACGCGCTGTTCTCCTCCAGGGAGCTGGCGTTAGGGGAAGCTGCCAGCTCCCCAGGGACCAATCTTCTCCCCGGGGGCCCTGCTCTGGGTGTAGACAAAAAGTCACCTTTGAAGCCTTGGGCCTGCTCTTCCCGACAGGTTGCAAGCTGCCGTGGGGGTGACTGGTCTTCTAGGTCACCTTCTGGCAACGCGATCCTGGGGATGCACCTTGGAGCACCCGGCTTCCCCCGCTCTGCGGAACTGCTCTTGCTGTTGTTTGCCGCGACTCTGCTTGTGGCCTCTAGGGGCGGCTGCAGCCCTTGGTCCTCTCCCGTGAGAGAAGGAGATGGGACATATGCCTTTGGGGCTGCCTGGGAGGCCTCCAACCTGGCTGTGCTGGGCACCCACCCGTGGTCCTCCATGCCCTCACAGGCTGCCCCCCTCATGTGTGTGCCCCGCACACTGGTGGGTGTCGGGGTGCTGGGTATTTCCTGGCTTGCGGGGGCACAAAGACCAGCATCTCCACCCCAGCCTGGCCTTGGCAATTCCTCCTCTTTGTGGCCGCTGCCCAGTGGGGAGTCTGAGGACATGGACCTCAGGAGGGGCAACATGATGGGTTTTATTACGGGGGTGGCCCTGAGGGTATTGTCTTTAATTGCAAAGAGGATGTGCTTGTTTGAAGTGGAAGATGGTGAAGGGGTTAGGTCTTTGGTATGTGAAAGAGCCGTATCCTTACTTCCCCCAATCCCAATGCCTCTGAAATTAGCTTCCTCGCTCCATGCCTTCCTAGGGCTACCTCCTGGCAAACTTTCCTCTTCTCCTTGGACGGATTCCCGCCTGCTGTGCTCCTCCACGCATGCGTGTTCATTACTCAAGGCACAGTGCTTTAGTTCATCTTCCTCCACCACTGTCTCCTGCTCATCTTTCTGACTGTCACCTGTACTTACGTCATGCCTCCTGTCTTCCCGCTGGCTCTCGGTGAACCACGTCTTCTGCTGATCCTCAAATGAGGCAAAGGACTGATCTGAAGAGCTGGTGCTGAATTTGGCCTTACTTTTGAGGCTTGGCATGAAATCAGACTGGCTGTCGCTATAAAACACATCTTCCTCCTCGGGAGAAAGGGGCCCTGGGGAGAATTTCTGGTTGAAGTTTGGATTCTGAAGTCTTGCCTCTCTCTCGGGTTCTGTCTCTTGAGAGATGGATCTCAAGAATCCGTTCTCCACGCCTGGGGCCTTCAGGGTCTCCGCAGCCCTTGCCCTCTCGGGGTCTCCACTGCAAAGCTTCAGGGACAGATGCTTCCTGGGGAGGCGTTTCCTGGAGTCTGGTTGCCAGCCGGGCCTGCCACTACCCATCTCTGATTCTCCATTGGTGTCTTCCTTCTCACAGCTGTTCCTATCGGCAGCCTCACCGTTGACACAGAAGGGGCCTTTGGTGATAGCTGATGGCGAGGTAAGAGTTAGGCAGTTGTCTGCAGAGGCTGCCCTGGGTTCAGATTTGGGGTCCTTCTGGGTACTGATGAGAGACACAGAAGGGGTGTCAGCTGGTGTCTCTTTAGAAAGCTCGTCTGGAAGGCTTTCCTCGAGCCCGTTGGGAAGGAGGCCACCATTGCTCAGGGATTCTTGCTTGCCTCTGGTTTTCTCATCGAGGCCTTTTAAGAGAGGTGAGGGACTGTAGGTGCTCTTCACGCGCTTCCGCACGTCTTTGAGGTTGAACAGCAGGCTGGGGGCTTTGGATTTGTAGCTGTCCCGGGACTGACATTCACTGGGCTCCTTCTCTTGGTATCCATTTAGCTGTTCTGGGGGTGATGGGGTTAATTCCGCCGGCTGGCTGTCGGATGACTCCAGAACATGCTTGGTGGGTATGACAGGGGTCAGAAGCTTACTGATGTTGAAAGGAGGACCGTAATGCTCCTGGAGGTCCACAGGCATGTCAAGAGCATCCTTTTCTGGAAACTGCCCCTGGGGATTGTGCTTTGTGTACAAGGCTGGGCCTCTCTGGTTggtctgcttcttttcttctgcagcatCTTGGagactttctttccctcccttgccAGGCTTTGGTTTCCTCCAGGGGGCATGAGTTGGTTTCAGTGGAGGGTCAGGCTGTGAGCTGGAAGGTTTTCCCTCCGTAGCAAATACCTGGGCTCCTGGATCCCTAGATCCCCAGGTTCCGGATGTGGAGAGAGTCCCTGAGGCCAACCTGTTTTCTTCCTGACCGCGGCTGGCCTGGACATGGCAGGGGGAGGCTTTGCGCTCGGGGGCCTTGGGTTCCCTTAGCGAGGGCGTGTCCTCATCATGTCGGGGAGCCTTGCTTTCTGGGACGGCGTCAGCAGCATCCATCCTCTCCGGCAGCCTCGGTTGGTGAGCGTTCCACGACTCAAAAGCACTGTTTTCACTATGAAGAAAGGTCCCTCTGCGAGCCCACTCCTGGCCCCTTCCAGACTCACCAGTGGCTGCCTTGTGGGCTGGAGAGGGGAACTTTGACTCAAACGAATTGGCTGCGTTTTTGGGTGTTGGGAGGAAGCTGTTGGGGCCGCGACAGGCCATTTCGGGATTCTTGGGGGACTCCTGTTCTCCGTGCTTCCTGCCTGGTGGCTGGTGGCTGTTCTGATGGGTGCCAGAGACTTCGGCGGGCACCCTCCTGACGGTCAAAAAGGCAGAATCGAAGCAGAAGTTGACGCCACTTTCTGGAAGAGGAGCAAATTTGGGGGGATTTTTGAGAGCTGGAGGCTTGCTGGTAGGAGGCCTGCTGTCACAGCGTTGGCTTTCAGTCCTGTCGAAAGATTTAATCAGTGACGACACTTTGGAAACAGGCTTGTTGCTGCTCCTCAGGCCGGAAACTGGCACTTCTAGTCTCCTCTGGGCTGGGGTCAGCGGGGGGCTGCTCTTGGGATACTTCTCCTCCCCTTGAACGTACTTGGGCAGCTGTTGGAACGTGGCCGCCCAGCCGGCATGCTCGGTGCCTTGGGATGGTAACTGGCTCCAAATGCCACTTTTCCTGTGGGTGTGGCTCACCGTTCCCTGGTGAAAATTCCCAAACACCTGGCGGGTGATATCTGGGGACAGGCCCAGGTCAGAGTCGTGGAAGGATGCGTCCTCGGAGATGCACAAGCTCCGGAAGGCCCGGTCG
This window harbors:
- the C5H10orf71 gene encoding cardiac-enriched FHL2-interacting protein yields the protein MQGSKKCTDGFSDSSSIGSVLDEADREVSSLTDRAFRSLCISEDASFHDSDLGLSPDITRQVFGNFHQGTVSHTHRKSGIWSQLPSQGTEHAGWAATFQQLPKYVQGEEKYPKSSPPLTPAQRRLEVPVSGLRSSNKPVSKVSSLIKSFDRTESQRCDSRPPTSKPPALKNPPKFAPLPESGVNFCFDSAFLTVRRVPAEVSGTHQNSHQPPGRKHGEQESPKNPEMACRGPNSFLPTPKNAANSFESKFPSPAHKAATGESGRGQEWARRGTFLHSENSAFESWNAHQPRLPERMDAADAVPESKAPRHDEDTPSLREPKAPERKASPCHVQASRGQEENRLASGTLSTSGTWGSRDPGAQVFATEGKPSSSQPDPPLKPTHAPWRKPKPGKGGKESLQDAAEEKKQTNQRGPALYTKHNPQGQFPEKDALDMPVDLQEHYGPPFNISKLLTPVIPTKHVLESSDSQPAELTPSPPEQLNGYQEKEPSECQSRDSYKSKAPSLLFNLKDVRKRVKSTYSPSPLLKGLDEKTRGKQESLSNGGLLPNGLEESLPDELSKETPADTPSVSLISTQKDPKSEPRAASADNCLTLTSPSAITKGPFCVNGEAADRNSCEKEDTNGESEMGSGRPGWQPDSRKRLPRKHLSLKLCSGDPERARAAETLKAPGVENGFLRSISQETEPEREARLQNPNFNQKFSPGPLSPEEEDVFYSDSQSDFMPSLKSKAKFSTSSSDQSFASFEDQQKTWFTESQREDRRHDVSTGDSQKDEQETVVEEDELKHCALSNEHACVEEHSRRESVQGEEESLPGGSPRKAWSEEANFRGIGIGGSKDTALSHTKDLTPSPSSTSNKHILFAIKDNTLRATPVIKPIMLPLLRSMSSDSPLGSGHKEEELPRPGWGGDAGLCAPASQEIPSTPTPTSVRGTHMRGAACEGMEDHGWVPSTARLEASQAAPKAYVPSPSLTGEDQGLQPPLEATSRVAANNSKSSSAERGKPGAPRCIPRIALPEGDLEDQSPPRQLATCREEQAQGFKGDFLSTPRAGPPGRRLVPGELAASPNASSLEENSACSPAASSIWDDPSQAPSEPSLLQGEPPHRSPWASPGPGRVARREDLTHALTWEPGSEPQLEPSAEDLRTLSPRGSLQDTAAGSAGLLEKPEPPAQLERAAGKPPAVPPKTEKALRRAKKLASKRRKTDQPQGKHDERQEEKEKPYPEDSERRPLSPGERPRPRFPVVRSLPPPVHRHSVSAFSEPVQRRPGGPQSLTPLPPYPATQKVLQDPQSGEYFVFDLPLQVKIKTFYDPETGQYVKVSVPSSEGASPEPTPPDALAAPYVLYPGCQPLPVTALMPLRCSSQLSAPTFLRQRPHATEAAGPRPQSARDAGLPLASEPPDSPTQHSAGQLPEGPPQSPGEEGGDAPSLGIISISDLEDFATEGIS